The nucleotide window ATCAATAACAGTGTGAACATGGTCCCTGTTGATCACGTTGCTCGTGTGGTGGTAGCATCTGCTATTAACCCCCCTATGGAAAATGAGTTTACAGTCGCTCAAGTAACTGCTCACCCCCGTATTTCCTTGAAGGATTACctatatcaattgaaagaatatgGCTATGATGtagaaattgttgattaCGAATCTTGGGgtaaatttttggaaaaatcaGTGGAAGAGGGAAAGGACAATGCTTTATATCCATTATTGCATATGGTACTTGAGAATTTACCAGCAGGCACAAGAGCACCCGAACTTGATGATTCTAATGCAgttttatcattgaaaaaagatattgagTGGTCTGGTGAAGATGTATCTTGTGGGAAAGGTGGCACACCAGAGCAAATTGCAATTTACATTGCATTCTTGCGCAAAGTTGGATTCTTGTCTGCTCCTTCAGGAGGAAAAGTCTTACCAAAGATTACAATCACCCAAGAGCAACTTGACTTGGTCGCTTCGGGAGCAGGGGCACGTTCAAGTTCTGCTACCAACTAGATACGTTTAATTTCTTAACtagaaaaatatatgcaAAAATATATACCAAAAGATACACGAAAAtagaagaattgaaaaagtaaatATTCAATGTCAGAAAGACTAATATCCAAATAATTAATTATTAAATAAGAACTGCAAATCAGCTGGTGTTAACCTGTTAATAGCAGCTTCATCTTGATTTATTGTTGCATTGATCATATTtgcctttttctcttgcaGTTCAATTATTCTTGATTCTATACTATCTTCGATACAAAATCTTGTAATTTTGACGGGTCTATATTGACCAATTCTATGAACTCTATCACCACTTTGCCATTCAACACTTGGATTCCACCATGGATCAAGTATAAAAACTTGTGAAGCTTCACAAAGATTTAATGCAACACCACCAGCTTTCAAACTAACTAAAAAAACCTCGCAATGAATATTATTCATGAAATAGTTGATAGtttcatctctttgagTTGGTGACATGCTTCCTTGTAATTTAACAGTTTGGAAACCCGCTCTTTTTAATCTCCATTCGACTAAATCTAACATACTTGTAAATTGAGAGAAAACAATAGATTTTATGGTCTTTTTATCACTTCTTAATGAATAAAGCTCTTCGACGAGTGCTTCGATCTTTGTAGAAGACTTCCAATTACCCTTCATGTTTAAACGACTAACAATGCTTTGCTTTTTGAATAGATCTAAATCAACTTCTAGGGCAGGTTGTGATAAATCTATACTTAAACCAATATGACAAACTGGACAAGTGagtcttttttcttcttccatGAATGATTCCACATATTCTTTTATACATAATCGACAGAATTTATGATGACATTTTGATTCTATAGGTTCCTCAGCTTCATCGTCACATAATTGACATATAATAACACCATTATCCGTAGACTCATTACCATTTTTATCGTTTAACCTTTTGAGTACCAAATCAGGATGATCAGCTAACTGTCTCATTCTTGTAATTAATGTGAAAATATTGGCATAATTATTTAAAACAACACCTTCTTCAACGTAAGAATTATATTTCCTTCTCACATCCATGTATAAACTTTTGTAAAGGTCTTTTTCATGTTCATTGAAATAATCTTTTCTCACCGTGACAATTCTTGGTGGTAGACCCAAATCATCCGCTCTTTCGACTTTGGTTCTTCTAAGCATTAAATGCTTCAATAAAAGCTGAATATTATTTAAAGATTCTAAACCCAACCCTGTAGCACCAAActgttgaatatttttcagcataaaatgattgaaaaaatttctatGTTGCATAATAACATGACCACAATGATCACAATGCATATTATCAGAAAATTtccattcttttgatttgcAATCGCAGGAAGTACAATAATAATTGGCAAATGGCTCAACATCCAAGAATCTAATAAGCGAATACATTTCACCAATTCTATTTTGTAAAGGTGTACCAGTCAAAcaccatcttttcaaagatttcaaagagttcaCAGCTCTTGCCGTGTTACTTTGTCTATCTTTAATATTATGAGCCTCATCAAGTATAACTCTATGAAAGTCAATATGATGTAataaagatttttcttttaccataccattttttcttctaaatccataattttgttttctgaAAACCGATTCCAAAACGGAATATGTTGTTAGAATAACGTCAATATCACCCAAATCACCATAATCATTGGTTCTCGAAGCTCCGTGATAAATATAAGTCTTGAGCGCACCATTCGTATGTTGATCgatttcatttttccaTTGAATTAAGGCAACTGTCGGAGCCACCACAAGCGAAGGTCTCTTTGCAAGATCATTCATCAGTAACGCAATCGTTTGGATCGTTTTACCCATACCCATTTCATCTGATAATATACCACCGTTGTATTTGCTTGCTTCTTGATTTATTAACCATCTAAGACCTTCTAATTGGAAAGGTAGTAATTTGATAGACATTCCCTTGGGTTGCGTAGCTCTTTTAGCGACATAGCATGGGGCCTCCTTCAAATTGCTGAAAACACTCCGAAGTTCGGGATGCCAACCATATAGTCTTTCTGTATTTCTGTTATATCTgtcagtttttttttcatcgtccgttttcctctttttcttcGCAGGTTTTCGTGGTGCTCTCTTCTTTGCAGTggtctttcttctcttacTGAGCGgttcatcatcatcctcatcttcctcatcCCCATCACCCTCACCCTCATCTGCATCggccttcaaaatttccgTCTCATCTGCACCCGCAGCGCCGCCCATATCGGCTGGTTCCCCCTTGATTATCGAACCGTCCTGTTGCGTTAGATCGACTATATCACCCTTATagtcatcatcatcctcatttTGCGACCGCTCTCCGCCATCGCTCATTTCCACATAGTCTACTTTTTTCCTCTGACGTCTCGTCCTCCTGGGACGGATGAATCCTCCATCTTCGACCATACAACACCTTACTTGAAGCCACCCTTCGAGAGACGCTTGCTGTCTTGCGGCAAGAACCTCTTTTCCATGTACTTTGCTGTGGGACTTGATCGCCAGGATATGGAAAGCTCTGAGTCGGTCACCTCGGCAGTGGCCAGCTGATACGTCACTACACACGAACACTTCTGCGACTGCTACTACCGCCGCTCCCGCTGCTCCCGCTCCACCCAGCGGGGCCTCCGCCTCTGTCGGGACCGAACGACGTGGCGGAACGAGTCCATCCAAACGGTCAGATAGCGGCGCTCCACTGCACTCAACTGCGTTCTCCCTGGCAACTCCAGCACAGCTCTGTGGATCTGCACCAGCGCCGCTGGTGATCGCCCTATCGCGTGACCATGCCCTCGCATCCAGCAGAGTACAGCAAACTGGAGGAGGAAGGCGAGGACCATGTTCCAACTCTGCACCTCGCTTTTATACCTCGACGCAATTTAGCCGCCAGCTGCTCGGTCTTCAGATCTGCACCCGCAGCTGCGCTGGCCCCGGACCAACGGGGCAAACCCAGCGGCACAAGCCCAGGGGTCCGCAAAGTAGCTGCTGGTTCTACCCTCACAGCCGCGGCCGAGACTGTCCGCTCCGGATGCCGTTGGCGCACCGGTTTAGCCGCCCAAGGCCAGGGACCAAAGCCACGCGCCCATCGGCCCGTACCAAACGACCCTTTGCACCGCGAATCACCGATCGCCGAGGGGCGGCGCCCCTCGGCAGCAGGGTAAGCGCGCCCCTCGCGGAATCAAGGAGTGCATATCAGCTCAGACGGCGCCGCCGTTCGACTCCACAGACACACCAACAGCCCGCGGTTCCTTTTTcgctttcttttgttttctttgcatAGCGTGTTTTCGGCCCATGCACGCGAACGTTGCTTGTTTCGCGCCAGCCCGCATGGCCACCCCTCCCCTCCCCGCCACCGCGACGACGACTGCGACGATGACGAACGACCGGGCGTTCCGGTTGCTGCCTGCTCGTCGCCGTCGTATAAGACCTGGCGCATCGAATCTGCCTTACGTCATCACCGTTATACCGTTACTGTACGTATTGCCATGATCATCATGAACGCAAGTGGCTCGACACCTTTCGTAGCGGCCACCGCTCTCACAGCATGATGCCCGGATGCTCTTGCACCTTGGTGATCGAGGGAGGGTGTTGATGTGTTGATGTGTTGCCGGCGTCGCTGTTGCTTTCGCTTGCGTTTGCGTTTGCTTTTTCTGCTGCATCTTATTTTGTGGTTCTCTTTCCTTCCACGTCGCCTGCGATCGGACCAACAAAGTCAAAGTCGATCATTCCCGCATTGTACATGCAACACTAAAGCACATGAGAACACAAAGCCAgaacaagaaaagaaaaaaataaaggtAGAAAGGGAAACACGCACATCTGCATTCAAAATGCACAAACGCACCGCCAACGCACACAAATGCGCACATACACACACACCATCGAGATGATTATCCGTTTTCTTGATCATTACTGGATCATTACAGGACCTGTTCCATTGGGTTTCTGGCGTAGTCGGTTCGGTCAGTTCAGTTTcgctttttctttttctgacTGCAAGccaaatttatttttactGCCAATATCGGTCGCTACGCTTCGGTTCTCTTTTGCATTCTCAAAGTTGTCAGAATTCTTATTCccctttttttctcttttgtctcttttttttcttgtttttttcttttagttTCCCGTTTTTTTGGGTTCTCGTTCACGTCTCGTTTTTCGTTCTCTGGTCGGAGAAACAACAGAGTCGAGAAGTAAAAAGTGGTAAAAAGTGGACAGCGAATAGTTGTTTTTTATAATTGTAGTCATTATCGGGAGAAGGATAGATTTTCTAGTTACTTGgttattgaagaaaacaaaaggagaaaaaagttaCAGATATACAGGCGTGGTAGGTTGAATATCACGGATTCTACTTTTATCGTCCAGCAGCAGACAGCATTGTTAGTGTAGGACAGGGAGAACTTAGCTGGTGAATAGTAGCATCCAAACCATGTTGGCGGCACCAGGAGGTCAGCAGAAGTTGCAATCGCAGCCAGCACAGGCGGGGCAGCAGCAGACACACAGTCCGCAAACGGAGGGTCCGGTGGCGGAGGCAGCGCAACAGGCGTTGACTCAAACCccacagcagcagcagcagcagcagcagcaagcGCAGCAGCAGCCCACGGACCCTCTGATGCAATCGACAGCGGAAACCTGGCTGTCAATTGCGTCGTTGGCGGAGACGCTGGGAGACGCGGATCGTGCGGCAATGGCGTACGACGCCACGCTGCAGTACAATCAGTCCTCCATCAAGGCTTTGACGTCGTTGGCGCATCTGTATCGGTCGCGCGATATGTTCCAGCGAGGTGTTGAGCTCTATGAGAGAGCGTTGGCGGTTAACCCGGAGCTCTCGGACGTGTGGGCAACACTTGGCCATTGTTACTTGATGCTCGATGATTTACAGAGGGCGTACAATGCGTATCAGCAGGCGCTATACCACCTAAGCAATCCAAATGTACCGAAACTATGGCATGGTATTGGCATACTGTATGATAGATATGGGTCGCTGGAATATGCGGAAGAAGCATTTGCAAAGGTTTTAGAGCTTGATCCGCAGTTCGAAAAGGCCAATGAGATCTATTTCAGACTGGGAATCATTTATAAACACCAAGGCAAATGGAACCAAGCTTTGGAATGTTTTAGATACATTTTGCCGCAACCGCCTGCACCTTTGCAAGAATGGGACATTTGGTTTCAATTAGGTAGCGTATTGGAAAATATGGGCGAATGGCAAGGCGCAAAAGAGGCTTATGAACACGTGCTTCTGCAGAACGACCACCATGCAAAAGTCTTACAACAGTTAGGTTGCTTATATGGAATGAATAATGTTCAATTTCACGATCCACAGAAGGCATTGAATCTACTATTAAAATCGTTGGAGGTCGATCCTTCAGATGCAACAACGTGGTACCATTTAGGTCGTGTTCATATGATTAGAAGCGATTATACAGCGGCCTATGACGCTTTTCAGCAGGCTGTCAATAGAGATTCAAGAAACCCAATTTTCTGGTGTTCCATTGGTGTGTTATACtatcaaatttctcaataTAGAGATGCTCTCGATGCTTACACACGGGCGATAAGATTAAATCCTTATATCAGCGAGGTTTGGTACGATTTAGGTACGCTTTATGAAACTTGTAACAATCAATTAAATGATGCATTGGATGCTTACAAACAAGCTGCAAGATTAGATCCAGAGAATATTCATATCAGAGAAAGATTAGAGGCTCTTACGCAACAGTTGTCCAATCCTAATAATAATTCCTCAATGGCAAAGAATACTACTGTAAGTCCAGATGGTACGGTGACTCTTCAACAACAAGGTCCGCCACCAATTATGTTACAGCCAACTTTGCAGTCAAACGATCAAAGTAATCCATTGAATATTAGACCTCCTGCAACAGCGTTGTATTCAAATGGTTCCCTAGGCCAGTCACAAGCTCAACAGTTgcaagcccaagcccaagcccaagcccaagcccaagcacaagcccaagcccacGCACAAGCACAAGCCCACGCacaagcccaagcccaagcaCAGGCCCAGGCCCAAGCacaagcccaagcccacGCACAAGCACAAGCCCACGCacaagcccaagcccaagcaCAGGCCCAggcccaagcccaagcgCATGCCCAAGCTCAACAGTACCAGGCacaagcccaagcccaagcgCAAGCACACGCGCATGCACAAGCACAAGCACAAGCCCAAGCACAAGCACAAGCCCAAGCGCAAGCACACGCGCATGCACAAGCACAAGCACAAGCCCAAGCACAAGCTCAAGCTCAAGCTCAAGCCCAAGCGCAAGCACAAGCACAAGCACAAGCACAAGCCCAAGCACATGCACAAGCCCAAGCACATGCACAGCATCAGCGAATACCGGGGCATCTTATGAACATGCCGCAGCAACATTCATATGGACCTATGAGTATTACTCAGCCGACCCCACCATCTTCGACAATATTACCGTTGCCAACTCAGCAACAGTCACCCCAAAACAGGCAAGTGAGTAGTTCAGGACATGAACCtcataatttttcaaaccaGCAAATGTTGCAACCCTTGCCACAATCAGCTTTGGTCAGTAATGCTGTTGAATCAGCAAATCCGATGGGTCCAATTGTACCCCAAAAGAGACATATGGATGGTAGTATACATACATTAGTGAACGCAGCTGTCTCATCCTATTCTGGTGAAGATCCAAATTCAAATGCGAGAACGGATTCTGATAAGAATAATAACGATGGCTCATTATCAGAGTCTGCCCAAGTGCCAACACTACCAGCCTCTCAAAAGGTACAAAATACAAATATAGAGCCccagcaaaaaaaactgaaaataaagaaatctCCAAAAATTCCTGCACCAAATTTAAAGATAAAGTCAACAACTCTAAAggataaagaaaaggaaaggcTGGCTAGGTCAGCAAAAAATAATCAGGCAAATAACACTATTGGAGAAAATTCGAATGGTTTTTCAGCCTCGCCAATTAATCCATATAACTTGAATaaggaaaataaaattgatgGTCCCGGAGAATCCGCTTTACCAGTAGctaaagaagttgaaggtAATAAAAATGTAATTCCGTCCGTCACAAGcataaatgaaaaaggtTCCAGCGGTAATGGTTCAATGAATTCACCTTCAATGTCAAAAGACCAATTGTCAGCTCTGCCTGAAGAAACGTCGGATAAGGTCTCAAGCTCTTCATACCCTTTTAAAATTCCCAACAATAATGGCAGGGGGAAAGCCACAGAATCGTCGAATCAGAATGATCCGAGAACTGCTTCAGTGGGTCCTACCGATAAAGAGATCGAAAAAAGTACGCAACAAGCGTTAGAGGATGCCATTCGGAGACAGCGCCTGAGCAGTTCAACCATTGAGACGGCATCAACTGTGACAAATCCTGACTCCGTAGACCATACCACTGAGGATAAAAAATCATCGCAAACAACTGAGATCAGAACGTCACCCATTGAGCAAAGACCGAATGACCTCTCTCCATTAGTACAGCGTCCTCCGTTACAAAACGAAAGGACTTTGTCGAAGTCAACGACATCCAGTGGAGATGCTCAAACTCAGGATGAAAGTTTTAGATCAAGCGATGCTTCTATCAATACAATTGATGCTGCAGCTTCGGATgtggaaaagaataaaaaaacgGACGCTGATATAGAAGCTGAAGTACAGCGACAGGCCGAAATACAGGCCGACCCTCGTGAtgatttgatgaaagtaGATTCAGAAGTGGTTACGAACGCAAATAAAACAGAACCAGAGACAGTTATTAAACCAAGTGCTGAAGCGATGGAACGATTACAAGAAGCAGCTAAACTTcgtgaagaagaagaacgTGAAAGACTGGAGCAAGAACAACTGAATAAGAAAACTCAGCCCGATGATAATAGTTTGACAAGATCTAGCATTGTAAGACAAATTGAGGAAGACGAAAATTATGACGAATAACGTCGAgtcaaatgatgaattaTACGTTAAAATAGAAACATTAGGTACACTACTTATGTATTGATTTCCTTTGTGATTGAAAGAGCATCTAGGTGGAAACTGTAATAATATGCAACACACTTGTATAAATAGGCCAAAAGactctctttcatatatctaTAGTTTATTCTGTGCCCACAATTTCATTCAGAAATACTCTTATTTGCTCAAGAACCTCTTCTTTTGTGGGAGTTGAAACCAAATCTAAAGTAAAACAGATTAGTATATTAAAGCTATGCTAAAAGAAATTGGAGAGTTTTTCATTGGTTCAAATACATACCTAAGGCCTCTGGTTCAatctttgataatatttGGGAAAAATTCGTCGAGTTTGTAGCGCGAATTTCTGCTGTTATTAGCCTTCTGACCTCATCGACCCATCCATCTTGCAACAATCTTTCGCCCAGTTTATCCGATATTCTGATTGAATTTCCTGTTAGTAAAAGCTTTCGTAATTAAACTGCGCATATATGCAACACGTACTTTTCATAATTGCCAGATGCAACCAAGTACCGCTGAATCTGAGCCTTCAAATCAGAAGATCCGCCATTTTCGGTAGTGGCCTCACTCATAGTATTAGCTGAATAACAGAATAACGGAATAACGACCTCTGTACAGTAAAAGTATGTAATCGGTTTaagttctttttcttgtgaCTTTGATCCGCTCTTCTTGGGCAGTATTTATTGGTACGCTAAAGGTTCGATTTTTACGTAGTGCGAAGGATGTTCATTTCATAATGCAATGTGACATAATTTCAATCAAAAGTAGATCTGTGAAATGGCCTAGCTTTACACAACTTAAAATGACTCAAAAGGTTAGCACTATATTACTTGGGAGTCAATGGATCGTTAAAATTTAGCTCTGATTATTGTGATTGCATTTCGCATACCCAAGACCTCAAATGGGATTCTGTAAGAGTTAGAGTCGGCCAAAAGTCTGAAGCTGCCAAAAGTCTAAAGCTGCCAAAAGTTTTGCTGCATACCACCGATAGGTATCAGGCTACCAAATGCAGGCAAGCGCTATTTACACAAGATACCCATTCTTCCATTCGCTAAAGGTGTCGCGGAAGTTCCAAACCTCACGAAATGCAATCGTGGGGGCAAATTCACGTCTTGAAGCAAAAAATGCATGTCTCGATTTCAAGCTACTTTTGAGACATGATTAGCCCTAAATTAGACGATTAAATAAATCGTAAGCGTAAGATACTTCTTGCACACATCATCCCATAAGCGTGACTTTGCGCGCTTAGTCCCCTGGTGCAGACCCAAAAGAAATATAGGACCTGCATTTACGACAGTTGAGGTTATAAGGAGATTCATGTCAAATGTTTCTAAGACCCATACTGACAAAACAATCActgaaaattgaatatagaGTGTTATTCACTATGTCACCACAACTGAAAGGTAAACCAGAGCTTGCTAAAATATTGAGCTCTCGTCCAGCAAAGGCTGACGAGTGCAAATGGATCGGTCTAGAGAAAATAAGCTACGCAGATCCCAATGGAAAGCAGAGAGACTGGGATAGTGCAATTCGTTTGACAAGAAGTAATGGTGGCGTTGATGGCGTTGGAATTCTGGTCATCCTGAAATACAAGGACGGCACACCAAATGAGATCTTGCTACAAAAGCAATTTAGACCGCCAGTCGGCGGTGTCTGCATCGAAATGCCGGCTGGACTCATTGACGGTGATGAAAGCATTGAAACAGCTGCACTGAGAGAACTAAAGGAGGAAACGGGCTATGTTGGGaaaattgttcaacaaAGTCCGGTTGCCTTTAACGATCCAGGTTTCACGAACACCAATCTTTCTCTTGTCACAGTTGAAGTAGATATGACAgctgaagaaaacaaaaaccCCAAGTCTAAGCTTGAGGAGAACGAATTCATCGAATGTTTCAAAGTTCCATTAACAGATTTCGCCGAACAGATGATTGCCTTGGACAAAGAGGGCTACAAGCTTGACGCTCGTGTACAAAACGTGGCCGAAGGTATTCAGCTAGCGCAAAAATATAGATTGTAGTAACCTATATAAAGGTTTAACAGTTCTTTACAAGCAGCAGCGACCGTTTGCTCTCAAAactcaacaaaaaaaggtcAGTTAATGCCGTTAGCTGAAAAAAACGACACCAGCAGGATTTGAACCAGCGCGGGCAGAGCCCAACAGATTTCAAGTCTGTCGCCTTAACCACTCGGCCATAGTGCCTAAATTTTTATATGAAGTGAGATTTAAGATATCTCTAAATAGAAGGTATTGCAGTCGTTGACGAAGCACTTCAGTAGTTTAGCATCATATGGTGAAATATAGAGCGATATTGGAGAGAAGTTAgatatatattaaagagacgacatttaaaaataatgataattGGCATATAtaataaaagaattgaagtcagatgatgttgaaatatagatcgatgTTGTAAGATAcatgaaagagatgacttataagaatcagaaacaagacaattggactgtaaaacaaaataaacgaagccagatgaagcactaacagaatatcaatcgatcctggaaagatatcggatgataatctatcgcaagacgtttacaattcaggaatctgactacgaaggagtctatggaatgaacacgaaatagcagttgtactgtggattctatgggactagaaatggtgtgatgacgatgaaaattcctcattcgtcgtcctctcttatggtacaataggtgcaaaatgttaggtataaatactgacgtatttcccagatgttaatccaagttcaattagttttatctcaattcatgatatagaaaatcaaggaactatatatctctataattgaatatcatggtattatcatcaatatctAACCAAGTTATTATCATAACTCCGAAGAAACccttctttccaaataattatcatcattgtctaaccaagttactatcaGTAACtctgaagaaaacattctctctaaataatgatattggAAATCGAGGATTTATATACCTCTATAGCTGGTTCTCACAATATAGTCAATTTCTAACCAAGCGATTGCAAACAACTCCGTAGTACAAATGTTCTCTCAATATTTGTGTTTGAATAAGAACAACAACTCTTCATCTggtttttatttcattctATGATATAGGGAGCCAAAGATTTATATATCTCGATAATTGAATAGCAAGGGTGTAATGTCAACGTGCAATTAACTGCTAACAAGAttcttgataaaaattgaatctgTCAATAGCTAGcatcaatttttaaataacaaatctttgaagatgCATGATGTGCTGGTTGAGTAAATAGGTCACTTTCACCATGTTGTAGAGACAGCCAAGAACGATGCTCTACAAAATGCGCTATATATGAATTTTTAGAATATCCATAAATgttttccagtttttcGGGTCCTCATAGAGACTGCAATTAGCAATTTTGTTCAATGATATGCTGTCCTCACTGATAACCAATTGCAGCAGATGCGTTGATTCCTCAACCGAAAGATTATTTGGGTCTAAGTCCATTTTGACGTCCTGATCTGTACTAGAAGCATCTCTTTTTGATGTTCCTGcaattgatttcaaatccGAACTCGAGTCTGTCATAATTTCATGTAAATTGAACTGTTGTAAACCCTCATCCTTAAGCATTACTGATTCGGTCGCACTGGGTCGCCTGATTTTATTTGGAtgctttcttctcttttgatcAACTGAGGACCTTCGCCTTCCACGAGTTGATGTTGACATACCAGGAAGGTTTCCACCCAatatgtcatttttttcgtcATCTGACATGCTGACTGACGGAAATAGAAGCGAATGCAGTTGCTTCAATACGGTCTCCGACCATTGAATCCAATTCAAGATGTCTCTGAGAATATCGATATTGTCGTTACTAATATCAAACACTTTCACTTTAATCAACTTTGTGGTGAAGTCATTCATAATTTGAAGCTTATCGTTAATTTTGATGttatatttgttttctgAAATCCAGTCATTCAACTTCCCAGTTTCTTGAATACCAGAGTGTGCATCACTCACCATTTTATAATTAACAACCATTGAATCATATaatatgaaattttgaGGGAACAAATCTTCTTGAGATAAAATTTCTGCCACTAATGACACTCCACAGGTATAATTTTCAGAACTAAGATTGATCCAatccatcttttcttccGCGAAAACAAACTCGTAAAGTCTATGCTTGGGGTCTCTAGATTTCTCAAGATAGATTCGGGCCAACACTTTTTGGTTCTCATTTAATATGTAAATACCGAAGCTGTTACCAAGATTCGTAGCAACAGTAAAAGGAGCACCATTGTGGGAAAAATCTTGTTGAATGAATGACGCTAATTCTGTATAGTACTTGAAAAGGTCAAGTTTACCCGAACACCCACCATTTTCGTTCGAACTGTTGTTTGATCCAAAATTATTACTGCTTGAAGTATTGGTGGGATCTATGTCTACATTCGAAAAATTATccaaaagatgaagaaatttcaaattacTATGGAATTCATGCAGATCAGGATACTGGGTTAGTGAATTGAGCAATATATTGTTACTTGGCGAGCTAGAATGTTGATCATCGATAAAATAATCAAAGTTGTCAAAGTTTGAAGCCAACACTAATTTCACGTCAgtcacttttttttggtgtttACTGAaatcaatatcaataacAATTATCTTGGAGGCTGTCGATAACCTTGCTGTCTGTGCATCTATATCATCAATGAATGATTCCAACCCTAACGTTTGACAAAGTTTGGTAATGTTTTCTAGAGTAACAGAGCCGGACTTGTACTCTTGAAACAGCTCAATCATGTCCCCAAGCTGCTCATTATAGGTGTCAGCTTCCATGGCGATCGATGTTTGACCAGATGTATGGTCGTTATTTCCTCTTACAACGGACAATTTCATCCACTTTTGAAGGTGATGCTCGCCCGCCTTATGGAAAAAATGGGCTAAGCTGTCGTCCCCTTTCGTAATAAAGGCAATGTATGTAAACAATTTATAAAAGATGTGTGCTTGACGGGATCTTTAGAGCTCATGAAAGTGGAACGCATCTAGTAGGGACATACCTAATATTGATTGAACTACGTTATATAGGCATGCCGTAGCAAGAGAGAAGTCTAGGCTATACGAGACACTTTTGGGTTGTCAAAAACTCAAGTACATCATAGTAAATTTGTCAC belongs to Zygotorulaspora mrakii chromosome 1, complete sequence and includes:
- the SUS1 gene encoding Sus1p (similar to Saccharomyces cerevisiae SUS1 (YBR111W- A); ancestral locus Anc_3.366), whose amino-acid sequence is MSEATTENGGSSDLKAQIQRYLVASGNYEKISDKLGERLLQDGWVDEVRRLITAEIRATNSTNFSQILSKIEPEALDLVSTPTKEEVLEQIRVFLNEIVGTE
- the MED1 gene encoding Med1p (similar to Saccharomyces cerevisiae MED1 (YPR070W); ancestral locus Anc_3.364) — encoded protein: MKLSVVRGNNDHTSGQTSIAMEADTYNEQLGDMIELFQEYKSGSVTLENITKLCQTLGLESFIDDIDAQTARLSTASKIIVIDIDFSKHQKKVTDVKLVLASNFDNFDYFIDDQHSSSPSNNILLNSLTQYPDLHEFHSNLKFLHLLDNFSNVDIDPTNTSSSNNFGSNNSSNENGGCSGKLDLFKYYTELASFIQQDFSHNGAPFTVATNLGNSFGIYILNENQKVLARIYLEKSRDPKHRLYEFVFAEEKMDWINLSSENYTCGVSLVAEILSQEDLFPQNFILYDSMVVNYKMVSDAHSGIQETGKLNDWISENKYNIKINDKLQIMNDFTTKLIKVKVFDISNDNIDILRDILNWIQWSETVLKQLHSLLFPSVSMSDDEKNDILGGNLPGMSTSTRGRRRSSVDQKRRKHPNKIRRPSATESVMLKDEGLQQFNLHEIMTDSSSDLKSIAGTSKRDASSTDQDVKMDLDPNNLSVEESTHLLQLVISEDSISLNKIANCSLYEDPKNWKTFMDILKIHI
- the YSA1 gene encoding ADP-ribose diphosphatase (similar to Saccharomyces cerevisiae YSA1 (YBR111C); ancestral locus Anc_3.365), which produces MFLRPILTKQSLKIEYRVLFTMSPQLKGKPELAKILSSRPAKADECKWIGLEKISYADPNGKQRDWDSAIRLTRSNGGVDGVGILVILKYKDGTPNEILLQKQFRPPVGGVCIEMPAGLIDGDESIETAALRELKEETGYVGKIVQQSPVAFNDPGFTNTNLSLVTVEVDMTAEENKNPKSKLEENEFIECFKVPLTDFAEQMIALDKEGYKLDARVQNVAEGIQLAQKYRL